The proteins below are encoded in one region of Levilactobacillus namurensis:
- the nrdR gene encoding transcriptional regulator NrdR → MQCPHCHHNGSRVVDSRPTDDGRVIRRRRECESCGFRFTTFERVEVTPLLVIKKNGTREEFNREKILRGIIRSAEKRPVGMDAMTQIVDEVENKIRALGVNEISSQVIGEYVMNRLVDVDEIAYIRFASVYRQFKDTGVFFNELKDILDKDKLKQGKSKPKKD, encoded by the coding sequence ATGCAGTGTCCGCACTGTCATCATAACGGGTCACGAGTCGTCGACAGTCGTCCGACTGACGATGGTCGCGTGATTCGCCGCCGTCGGGAGTGCGAGAGCTGCGGCTTTCGGTTCACGACGTTTGAGCGCGTGGAAGTCACACCGCTCCTGGTGATTAAGAAGAACGGGACTCGGGAAGAGTTCAATCGAGAAAAGATTTTACGGGGAATTATTCGCTCGGCCGAAAAACGTCCGGTGGGTATGGACGCCATGACCCAAATTGTTGATGAGGTTGAAAATAAGATTCGGGCGTTAGGCGTCAATGAAATTTCCAGCCAGGTCATTGGGGAATACGTCATGAACCGGTTGGTCGACGTTGACGAAATTGCCTATATTCGGTTTGCGAGTGTTTACCGGCAGTTTAAGGATACGGGGGTTTTCTTCAACGAACTGAAGGATATCTTGGATAAGGATAAGCTGAAACAGGGTAAATCCAAGCCGAAAAAGGACTAA
- a CDS encoding replication initiation and membrane attachment family protein yields the protein MEDSWHQLTPRTGFVVRLADRVTDQSWQTLTQLYQPIIGPVAAALYSSLFWLPEREQLHRHGRLLAGLGIDLEHLYAARLRLEATGLLTTTVKTANDLTTFCYTLRAPLTPARFFNDDLLSVQLLGVLGEESYQTLLATATVVTPAADEQDITKNFLEVFHVDGHELSQLPAAVTAGRHQITAKPAEPAVDSPATDFDFHLLGEILKRSYVDAQALQPYRELLVTEHVTYGLDEPTMARYIGEATDLATNAFDPERFKRVVARHFEQQHPGQPVQSPASPTPTPAAVKSTAEQTVLQMASQMTPANFLEAIKQQTGGFVTSGEQRIIRDLVGRQLFSQGVLNMMVYHVLVDEERPTLNKALLDTIANDWSQSKVATPQQAVVKIRERQQAAKQPRSRATGSRRNATTVKETLPEWAKAPAATKAAKQPQLSDQQKQKLNARIARFKQRRSGKEDS from the coding sequence ATGGAGGATTCTTGGCATCAATTGACCCCCCGAACAGGGTTCGTGGTTCGACTGGCTGATCGCGTGACGGATCAGAGTTGGCAGACCTTGACGCAACTCTATCAACCCATTATTGGTCCAGTGGCTGCTGCGTTATACAGCAGCCTCTTTTGGCTACCGGAACGCGAACAATTGCACCGGCACGGCCGGTTGTTAGCCGGATTAGGCATTGATCTAGAGCACTTGTACGCCGCACGGTTGCGCTTGGAAGCCACAGGGTTACTGACAACGACGGTGAAGACGGCTAACGATTTGACCACCTTTTGCTACACGTTACGCGCCCCGTTAACGCCTGCGCGCTTCTTTAACGATGATCTCTTAAGCGTTCAATTACTGGGGGTGCTCGGTGAGGAGAGCTATCAGACCTTGTTGGCCACGGCGACAGTTGTGACGCCCGCTGCCGATGAACAGGACATTACTAAGAATTTTTTGGAAGTCTTTCACGTGGATGGCCACGAGCTCAGTCAGTTGCCCGCTGCCGTGACGGCCGGGCGACACCAGATAACGGCTAAGCCGGCTGAACCGGCTGTGGATTCGCCAGCAACGGACTTTGATTTTCACTTGCTGGGTGAAATCTTAAAACGGTCTTACGTGGATGCCCAGGCCTTGCAACCCTACCGGGAATTACTGGTTACTGAACATGTGACTTATGGGTTAGACGAGCCAACCATGGCCCGTTACATTGGCGAGGCCACTGACCTGGCCACGAACGCGTTTGACCCGGAACGCTTTAAGCGGGTAGTTGCCCGCCACTTCGAACAGCAACATCCGGGCCAACCGGTTCAATCGCCGGCCTCCCCGACACCGACCCCGGCTGCAGTTAAGTCGACGGCCGAGCAGACGGTGCTTCAGATGGCCAGTCAGATGACTCCGGCAAACTTTCTGGAAGCCATTAAGCAGCAAACGGGGGGCTTTGTGACCTCGGGAGAACAACGTATCATTCGTGACCTAGTGGGCCGGCAACTCTTTTCCCAAGGCGTTCTGAACATGATGGTGTACCACGTCTTGGTGGACGAGGAACGCCCGACCCTGAATAAGGCGTTGCTGGATACGATTGCCAATGATTGGAGTCAATCGAAGGTCGCGACCCCTCAACAGGCGGTCGTGAAGATTCGGGAGCGACAGCAGGCAGCTAAGCAGCCGCGCTCACGGGCAACGGGCTCTCGTCGGAACGCCACGACGGTCAAGGAGACGTTACCGGAATGGGCTAAGGCGCCCGCGGCCACTAAGGCGGCTAAGCAACCGCAGTTATCGGATCAACAAAAACAAAAACTTAACGCCCGAATTGCCCGATTTAAGCAACGGCGTTCTGGGAAGGAGGATTCCTGA
- the dnaI gene encoding primosomal protein DnaI codes for MEDVSKAMQQLMSQRHLNANYRQLMAKVYADQTVQQFYHDHKAELAEDVLDRSAAKLYEFVSERAKVAQGGETFAAGYEPQLIVSNHLIDVAYVPTKATQEKQAQQQLRQRVRSIAMPKDIRNAQLDNFDHDEERMEALMAAYDFIETYEASPHRRHQALYLAGSFGVGKTYLLAAIANQLANDGFSSTLVHFPSFAVEMKNAIAQNGVGDKLDALKRAPVLMIDDIGADAMSAWVRDDILGVILEYRMQEELPTFFSSNFSMAQLENEHLRISSRGDDEPLKAQRLMQRIRFLSREITMVGVNRRPQ; via the coding sequence ATGGAAGATGTCAGTAAAGCCATGCAACAGCTGATGAGCCAGCGACACCTGAATGCAAATTACCGCCAGCTAATGGCCAAGGTCTATGCCGACCAGACGGTCCAGCAGTTTTATCACGACCATAAGGCGGAGTTGGCGGAAGACGTTTTGGACCGCTCGGCAGCTAAACTCTATGAATTCGTGAGCGAACGGGCCAAGGTGGCACAAGGTGGCGAAACGTTTGCGGCGGGGTATGAACCGCAATTGATTGTCTCGAATCACCTGATCGATGTGGCCTATGTTCCGACTAAGGCCACCCAAGAAAAGCAGGCCCAGCAGCAGTTGCGGCAACGAGTCCGGTCGATAGCGATGCCTAAGGATATTCGGAACGCACAGCTCGATAACTTTGACCACGATGAAGAGCGGATGGAGGCCCTGATGGCCGCTTATGACTTCATCGAGACCTACGAGGCGAGTCCTCATCGGCGTCACCAGGCCCTATACTTGGCCGGTAGTTTTGGAGTGGGCAAGACCTACCTCTTAGCGGCGATTGCCAATCAGCTGGCCAACGATGGCTTCTCCAGCACGTTAGTTCACTTTCCGAGTTTTGCGGTGGAGATGAAGAACGCGATTGCCCAGAACGGCGTTGGGGATAAGTTGGACGCGTTGAAGCGCGCCCCGGTATTAATGATCGATGACATTGGCGCGGATGCCATGTCAGCGTGGGTCCGGGATGATATCTTAGGCGTTATTTTGGAGTACCGGATGCAAGAAGAGTTACCGACGTTCTTTAGTTCGAATTTCTCGATGGCTCAGTTGGAGAACGAACACCTGCGGATCTCATCGCGCGGGGATGACGAACCTCTTAAAGCGCAACGGTTAATGCAACGGATTCGGTTTTTATCACGGGAGATCACCATGGTAGGGGTCAACCGCCGGCCGCAATAA
- the thrS gene encoding threonine--tRNA ligase, translating into MAEISIKFPDGKVQSFAEGTTPADVAESISISLAKKAVAAKYNGELVDYLTPLKGDGDIEIVTKSDADGLAVLRNTTAALLRIALKKEFPAIRLGEVSADDDGFYVDTDKDDQQVSVDELDALAVIVDKLVKDHLDIKRVALSKADALATVKDDQFSTALINAIDGDQVPFLQIGDYQVLSDGAQLANTKDVKQFKFLSVAGAYWQGKSSNPMLQRIYGTAFYKEADLKADLARRQEARERDHRVIGNQLDLFFVDPKVGAGLPYWMPNGATIRRTIERYIIDKEVANGYQHVYTPVLANLDLYKQSGHWAHYREDMFPPMDMGDGEQLELRPMNCPSHIQIYNHHIRSYRELPLRIAELGMMHRYEKSGALSGLQRVREMTLNDGHTFVAPDQIQDEFKRILKLMVQVYADFDINDYTFRLSYRDPKNTEKYFADDEMWNKAQTMLKGAMDDLGLDYVEAEGEAAFYGPKLDVQTKTALGNEETLSTIQLDFMLPERFDLHYIGADGEEHRPVMIHRGLVSTMERFTAYLTEIYKGAFPTWLAPKQVTIIPVSEEKHGAYADKLAAEMKAANIRVNVDKRGEKMGYLIRDAQTHKIPYTLVVGEQEMANGSVSVRKYGEDDAQSMSSADFMKEILDDIASYSRDGDSTGEESQVEKKLDQD; encoded by the coding sequence ATGGCAGAAATTTCAATTAAGTTCCCTGACGGCAAGGTTCAATCCTTTGCTGAAGGGACGACGCCAGCTGACGTCGCCGAATCCATTTCCATTAGCTTAGCCAAGAAAGCCGTTGCGGCAAAGTACAACGGTGAACTGGTTGATTACCTGACCCCACTGAAGGGTGACGGTGACATCGAAATCGTGACGAAGAGTGATGCAGACGGCTTAGCAGTTCTGCGGAACACCACGGCGGCTTTGCTGCGGATTGCCTTGAAGAAGGAATTCCCAGCTATTCGCTTGGGTGAAGTTAGCGCTGACGATGACGGCTTTTACGTCGATACGGATAAGGATGACCAACAAGTCAGCGTTGACGAGTTGGATGCCTTAGCAGTCATCGTGGACAAGTTGGTCAAGGACCACTTGGACATCAAGCGGGTCGCTTTGAGCAAGGCTGATGCTTTGGCAACGGTCAAGGATGATCAGTTCAGTACGGCTCTGATCAACGCCATTGACGGCGACCAAGTGCCTTTCTTACAGATTGGAGACTACCAAGTCTTAAGTGATGGCGCCCAATTGGCGAACACCAAGGACGTTAAGCAGTTCAAGTTCCTGTCAGTTGCCGGTGCCTACTGGCAAGGCAAGTCTTCGAACCCAATGCTGCAACGGATCTACGGGACGGCCTTCTACAAGGAAGCTGATTTAAAGGCTGACTTAGCACGGCGGCAAGAAGCCCGCGAGCGGGATCACCGAGTTATCGGGAATCAACTGGACCTGTTTTTCGTTGACCCGAAGGTGGGAGCCGGCTTACCTTACTGGATGCCAAATGGTGCCACGATTCGGCGGACGATTGAACGTTACATCATCGACAAGGAAGTGGCCAACGGTTACCAACACGTTTACACGCCAGTTCTGGCTAACCTGGACTTATACAAGCAATCTGGTCACTGGGCCCACTACCGGGAAGACATGTTCCCACCAATGGACATGGGTGATGGCGAACAATTGGAATTACGGCCAATGAACTGCCCAAGCCACATTCAGATTTACAACCACCACATCCGTTCTTACCGGGAACTGCCATTGCGGATTGCCGAATTAGGGATGATGCACCGTTACGAAAAGTCAGGTGCCCTGAGTGGTCTGCAACGGGTTCGTGAAATGACCTTGAACGATGGGCACACGTTCGTGGCGCCAGACCAGATTCAAGACGAATTCAAGCGCATCTTGAAGTTGATGGTTCAGGTTTACGCTGACTTCGATATCAACGATTACACGTTCCGGTTAAGCTACCGGGATCCTAAGAACACTGAAAAGTACTTCGCCGATGACGAGATGTGGAACAAGGCACAAACCATGTTGAAGGGTGCCATGGACGACTTAGGTCTTGACTACGTTGAGGCTGAAGGGGAAGCGGCCTTCTACGGTCCTAAGCTGGACGTCCAGACTAAGACGGCTCTGGGGAACGAAGAAACGTTATCCACGATTCAATTAGACTTCATGTTGCCAGAACGGTTCGACCTGCACTACATCGGTGCTGATGGTGAAGAACACCGTCCAGTGATGATTCACCGTGGTTTGGTTTCCACGATGGAACGGTTCACGGCTTACCTGACTGAAATCTACAAGGGCGCCTTCCCAACCTGGTTGGCACCTAAGCAAGTCACGATTATCCCTGTTTCCGAAGAAAAGCATGGTGCTTACGCGGATAAGCTAGCTGCTGAGATGAAGGCTGCGAACATTCGGGTCAACGTCGACAAGCGGGGCGAAAAGATGGGTTACCTGATTCGGGATGCCCAAACGCACAAGATTCCATACACGTTAGTGGTTGGGGAACAAGAAATGGCTAACGGCAGTGTATCTGTACGGAAGTACGGGGAAGACGATGCGCAATCCATGAGCAGTGCCGACTTCATGAAGGAAATTCTGGACGACATTGCATCCTACAGTCGTGATGGAGACAGCACGGGTGAAGAAAGCCAAGTTGAAAAGAAGTTAGACCAAGACTAG
- the infC gene encoding translation initiation factor IF-3 — protein sequence MWFSRLFWRWITIANDTIVNEGIRAREVRLIADNGDQLGIKSKRDALQIAEDANLDLVLVAPKAKPPVARIMDYGKYRFELQKKQREARKKQKVVSVKEVRLSPTIDTNDFNFKLKNAKKFLTKGEKVRVSIRFKGRAITHKDIGREVLNRMAEETSDVATVEQRPKMDGRSMFLMLSPIEKK from the coding sequence ATGTGGTTCTCAAGATTATTTTGGAGGTGGATTACCATAGCAAACGACACGATTGTCAACGAGGGGATTCGCGCACGCGAAGTTCGGTTGATTGCCGATAACGGTGACCAATTAGGAATCAAGTCCAAGCGCGATGCATTACAGATCGCTGAAGACGCCAACCTCGATTTAGTTTTGGTTGCACCGAAAGCTAAGCCACCCGTAGCCCGGATCATGGATTACGGGAAGTACCGGTTCGAGTTGCAGAAGAAGCAACGCGAAGCTCGGAAAAAGCAAAAAGTGGTCAGTGTTAAGGAAGTGCGTCTGAGTCCTACCATTGATACCAACGACTTTAACTTTAAGTTGAAGAACGCTAAGAAGTTCTTGACTAAGGGTGAAAAGGTTCGGGTCTCAATCCGGTTCAAGGGTCGGGCCATTACCCATAAAGACATTGGTCGCGAAGTACTCAATCGCATGGCAGAAGAAACTTCTGACGTGGCAACGGTTGAACAACGGCCAAAGATGGATGGTCGGAGCATGTTTTTGATGCTCTCACCCATTGAGAAAAAGTAA
- the rpmI gene encoding 50S ribosomal protein L35, with amino-acid sequence MPKMKTNRAAAKRFKVTAKGGIKSANAYTSHRFHGKTKKQRRNLRGTRMMDQTTIKTYRSLLQK; translated from the coding sequence ATGCCAAAGATGAAGACTAACCGCGCTGCAGCCAAGCGTTTCAAAGTAACTGCTAAGGGCGGTATCAAGAGTGCTAATGCTTACACGTCTCACCGTTTCCACGGTAAGACCAAGAAGCAACGCCGGAACCTTCGTGGGACCCGGATGATGGATCAAACGACTATCAAGACTTACCGGAGCTTATTACAAAAGTAA
- the rplT gene encoding 50S ribosomal protein L20, protein MPRVKGGNVTRARRKKVLKLAKGYRGSKHRLFKVAKDQVRKGYQYSFRDRKATKRNFRKLWIARINAAARMNGLSYSKLMHGLKLANIDVNRKMLADLAVNDAAAFTALADQAKQALAA, encoded by the coding sequence ATGCCACGAGTTAAAGGCGGTAATGTTACACGCGCACGTCGTAAGAAAGTTTTAAAGTTAGCTAAGGGTTACCGGGGCTCCAAGCACCGTTTATTCAAGGTTGCTAAGGACCAAGTTCGGAAGGGTTACCAATACTCCTTCCGTGACCGTAAAGCTACGAAGCGTAACTTCCGTAAGCTTTGGATTGCCCGGATCAACGCCGCAGCCCGGATGAACGGTCTGAGCTACAGCAAGTTGATGCACGGTTTGAAGTTAGCCAACATTGATGTTAACCGGAAGATGTTAGCCGACTTAGCTGTGAACGATGCAGCTGCCTTCACTGCTTTAGCTGACCAAGCTAAGCAAGCATTGGCTGCTTAA
- a CDS encoding YqeG family HAD IIIA-type phosphatase, which yields MVAGFKPTWMVTNIYDLTPADLKAQGIRAVLTDLDNTLIAWNNPDGTPELRHWLNLLELAGIRVIVVSNNSRQRVDRAVAPFKLPYIHRALKPLSWGLKRALTRWHLRRDEVVMVGDQLLTDVWAAHNSGIRSVLVKPLIQSDAWVTKGNRFLEKIVMWRLRRVYPELTWQEDLNERKTH from the coding sequence ATGGTTGCTGGATTTAAACCCACGTGGATGGTTACGAACATATATGATTTGACCCCCGCCGATTTGAAGGCGCAAGGGATTCGAGCAGTCTTGACCGATTTGGACAATACCTTGATTGCTTGGAACAATCCGGATGGAACGCCGGAATTACGTCACTGGCTCAATTTATTAGAATTAGCCGGGATTCGGGTGATCGTGGTTTCCAACAACAGTCGCCAGCGGGTGGACCGGGCCGTTGCCCCGTTTAAGTTACCGTATATTCACCGCGCACTGAAGCCGTTGTCGTGGGGGCTCAAGCGGGCCTTGACCCGTTGGCACCTCCGCCGCGATGAAGTGGTGATGGTCGGTGATCAGTTATTGACAGACGTTTGGGCGGCCCATAATAGCGGCATTCGTAGTGTGCTAGTCAAGCCGTTGATTCAATCGGACGCCTGGGTCACCAAGGGCAACCGTTTCCTAGAAAAAATTGTGATGTGGCGGTTACGCCGCGTCTATCCAGAGTTAACTTGGCAGGAGGATTTAAATGAACGAAAAACACATTGA